In Dermochelys coriacea isolate rDerCor1 chromosome 16, rDerCor1.pri.v4, whole genome shotgun sequence, one genomic interval encodes:
- the BBLN gene encoding bublin coiled-coil protein isoform X2, whose protein sequence is MFWNSFQILMCQVLEWQLWRLHSLCSTLCEYAAINSMLDQINSCLDHLEEKNDHLHARLKELLESNRQTRLEFQQQLSEGQNMQTDVQGPHTDI, encoded by the exons ATGTTCTGGAACTCTTTCCAGATTCTCATGTGCCAGGTCCTAGAGTGGCAGCTCTGGAGGTTACACTCTCTGTGCAGTACCCTTTGTG aATATGCAGCAATAAACTCCATGCTGGACCAGATCAACTCCTGTTTGGATCACCTGGAGGAGAAGAATGACCATCTGCATGCTCGCTTGAAGGAGCTGCTGGAATCCAACCGTCAGACACGCCTGGagttccagcagcagctgagtgAAGGGCAGAACATGCAGACTGATGTGCAGGGACCACACACGGACATCTAG